The Chitinophaga pinensis DSM 2588 region ACCAACCCTTTCACATTGGTCATGTTGGCTACGATTGTACCGCTCTGATCATAGTTCTGGACTATTTTCCCGTCGGCATCGTATACCAGCATGGAACCGTTGGTGGGATCGAGTCCTGCTGAACGGAAGCTGAATACGGCATCCATCGGATAACCGATTTTGTTTACACCATAGCCGCCGGTAAGCGTATAAACAGTTTCGTCTTTGGTGTTGATCTCAGTCATCCTGTTTTTGTTGAAACTCAATGCCAGTGTACTGTTCCAGGAAAATTTCTTCCCTGCAATATTGCGGGTGTTCAATGCCAGTTCGAAACCTTTGTTATTCAGACTGCCATAGTTGATCAATGCGTTGGGAAAGGCATTAGTGGGATCGATCGTTTTTTCGCCGAGTAAATCTGTGGTATTGCGCACGTAATAATCCATAGACCCGGAAATCCGGTTGTTCAGTACGGCGAAGTCTATACCGAGGTTGGTGGTGGCCGTTTTTTCCCAGCGCAATGATTTGTTGGGCGGATATATGATATCGGTGGCGGTGGCATTGGCTTCAGCAAAAAATGTAGAACGTGCCTGAAGGAACGGTCCGACGGTGCGGGCCACGTTGCCACCTAAACCGTAGGTCGAACGAATGCTCAGACTGTTCAGCCAGTTGATATCTTTCATGAAGTTTTCTTCGGTGATTCGCCAGCTCGCGCCTACCGACCATAACGGCAGGTAACGGTAGCGGGGATCGGTGCCAAAGAGGTTGGAGTTGTCTACGCGTACACTACCTGTCAGATTGTATCGGCCGTTATAGGTGTAACCAGCGTTGCCATATATTGAAATGTATCTTTCTTCGCCATAATAGAAATTGTTGCCGTCGTTAAAGGGAAGGGCAAAGGTGCTGGTTAGCGACTGCGTTCCTTTAAGGTTGCCGAGTGCGAGTTCGTTTACTGGCTGGAACTGCAGGTTGTTATCGCTGTAGCCCATTTTAAATACGGAGGTACTGGCATTCGAAATGGCCCTGCGTTCGGCGCCGGCCAGGGCGGAGATGTGATGTTTCAAGGCGAAAGTCCGGTCAAAGTTCAGCTGCATACGTGCGGTGTACGATTTGGAGTTACCGCGTGTTTCGTATAGTTGTCCGCCGTCGGGAACATTTTTTATCGGCTCATTGTCGATGACCTGCGCGGCATCGTTGATCATCCTTTTGGCATAGTAAGAGGACGAGTTGTAATACTGCTTATTATAGCTCGTGCCGCGTTCGGTCTGGTATTTCAGATCGAGCGTGAGTCCTTCAATAATCTTTGCCGTAAAGCCCCCCTGTACGCGGAAGTAGTTCGACCAATACGACAAATCAGCGCGGTCCGTTTCTTCGAGTGGATGGTAAGATTCATCATGCAGGCCCAGGCTGATCAGACGCTGGATCTCATAATCCGATTTTAGTTTCGTGAAATCAGCCGGACTGCCATCGGGATTGCGGATGATTTCATAGGGCATGTTCCAGTAAAACGATTCGGGGCTTTCGGGTTGATATTTTCCTGTGCGGATGTTGGTGTTGGTACCGATTTCGGCATCCAGCCAGCGAAACACTTTTACGCGGTCTCTCAGCCCCAGGTTGATATCGTTGCTGCTGGTTCGTAAACCATACCCGCTATTGCCGGTATAGTTTATCATCATATTGTATTGATGTATATCGTTGCCTCCACTGGCAGAAAAGGCATGGCGTTGTTTTACATTGTTGCGCATGAACAGATCTTCGAGCTGACTTTGCCCGTCCTGTGTTTTAAGCCTTCCCAGGGTCGCATCCAGTTCCGCCTGAGTAATATAGCCCTGTTCCTGGTTATACAATGCCTGCAGCACTTTGGTGTTGCCTGTGCGTCTGATCCCGTCACTGAAGCCTGGGTGCCATTTGTTAAAGAGTTCCTGTTGCAGATCCACCATCTGGGAGGAATTGAGCAGATTCATATAACCGGCGTCTGGTTTGGCCGAGAAAAAAACGCCACTGCTAAAGGTCACAACCGGCTTCCGGCTACTGCCGTGACGGGTGGTAATGGAAATCACGCCATTGGCCGCGCGTGTGCCATAGATAGAAGCTGCTGCTGCATCTTTCATCACAGTTACGTTTACCACATCGGCAGGATTAATATAATTGAGGTCTCCTTCATAAGGAAATCCATCTACCACATATAATGGCTGCTGATTGCCATATAAAGTAGACAGACCGCGGATAGTAGGCACGCCGTTTTGAATGAAAAGCCCCGGCACGGTGCCTTCCAGGCGATCCATAATACTTGTTTCCATCCTGGCGCCCAGTGTGGTTTCGGTAATAACGCCAAACGAGCCGGTAGCGCGTTCTTTTGGGATAGACTGGTAGCCGGTGTTGGCGGTTACGTTCAATTCATTCAGCGTAGAAGAAACGTGGGTCAGTATGATGGTGCCGATGTTGCCTCCCTGTTGCATGGCGGTGGTAACAACAATTTCTTTGTTTTGATAACCAATAAAGCTGACGCGCAGCACATTCCCTGCATCTGCAGGAACGGAAAAGCTGCCATTCATATCGGTAATGGCCG contains the following coding sequences:
- a CDS encoding SusC/RagA family TonB-linked outer membrane protein, with the protein product MQKTAYWSRWGMPCRLPTKMLRMMKLTSAFLLLFCLHVSANTFSQSITFSGRGIPMKQVFAAIKKQTGYVVWGKSDLLQQADAVSVSVQNMPLLSFLDLIVKNQSFNYKITDNTIFIYSKNDPVSGDATIAKVTPLAGRVTDSLGVPLIGATVIVTGGGRSAITDMNGSFSVPADAGNVLRVSFIGYQNKEIVVTTAMQQGGNIGTIILTHVSSTLNELNVTANTGYQSIPKERATGSFGVITETTLGARMETSIMDRLEGTVPGLFIQNGVPTIRGLSTLYGNQQPLYVVDGFPYEGDLNYINPADVVNVTVMKDAAAASIYGTRAANGVISITTRHGSSRKPVVTFSSGVFFSAKPDAGYMNLLNSSQMVDLQQELFNKWHPGFSDGIRRTGNTKVLQALYNQEQGYITQAELDATLGRLKTQDGQSQLEDLFMRNNVKQRHAFSASGGNDIHQYNMMINYTGNSGYGLRTSSNDINLGLRDRVKVFRWLDAEIGTNTNIRTGKYQPESPESFYWNMPYEIIRNPDGSPADFTKLKSDYEIQRLISLGLHDESYHPLEETDRADLSYWSNYFRVQGGFTAKIIEGLTLDLKYQTERGTSYNKQYYNSSSYYAKRMINDAAQVIDNEPIKNVPDGGQLYETRGNSKSYTARMQLNFDRTFALKHHISALAGAERRAISNASTSVFKMGYSDNNLQFQPVNELALGNLKGTQSLTSTFALPFNDGNNFYYGEERYISIYGNAGYTYNGRYNLTGSVRVDNSNLFGTDPRYRYLPLWSVGASWRITEENFMKDINWLNSLSIRSTYGLGGNVARTVGPFLQARSTFFAEANATATDIIYPPNKSLRWEKTATTNLGIDFAVLNNRISGSMDYYVRNTTDLLGEKTIDPTNAFPNALINYGSLNNKGFELALNTRNIAGKKFSWNSTLALSFNKNRMTEINTKDETVYTLTGGYGVNKIGYPMDAVFSFRSAGLDPTNGSMLVYDADGKIVQNYDQSGTIVANMTNVKGLVYSGTLRPIYTAGLTNSFTYKQLSLSVMIISNGGNVIRDVVPTIQTNFPLRNTDQRVANFWRKPGDEKIPGIMPAPDLKGDGGSYYTLLSYASDRNVLKGDYVKVRDIAVTYNFERLLSRIRKLAAAKLTLQVQNPFSWHANDAGIDPEAYEHASQYANRLLPVMPVYSAGIDITF